A genome region from Candidatus Protochlamydia phocaeensis includes the following:
- a CDS encoding DUF1796 family putative cysteine peptidase: MIKKLCVYLFLLVITPFAARAEIQAYDEIVSLGYGCQVAWQLETNGLRKAAYPFDWFHTSFDSLMAFIQHKGEHFLEWNHIWIVEPYPGDTGRFHVVDLLYGIHSYHDFLSMPPMANYNDIKTKYDRRINRFFELLNSNKKILFVREGFTREQVEQLDLLFQTLYPTLSYTILAVSDDEAFYEDWGLERIRNFYIQQKAWNWMGDFARWKEILDQFCIKHDVSERNPEDVW; the protein is encoded by the coding sequence ATGATCAAAAAATTATGCGTCTATTTATTTTTGTTAGTGATTACCCCATTTGCTGCTAGGGCTGAAATCCAAGCTTACGATGAAATCGTCAGTCTTGGCTATGGATGCCAAGTTGCGTGGCAATTGGAAACCAACGGACTTAGAAAGGCAGCTTATCCTTTTGATTGGTTTCATACTTCCTTTGATAGCCTCATGGCTTTTATTCAGCATAAAGGAGAGCATTTTTTGGAATGGAATCACATTTGGATAGTCGAGCCTTATCCCGGCGACACTGGCCGTTTTCATGTGGTTGATTTATTATATGGCATTCATTCCTATCACGATTTTCTTTCCATGCCACCTATGGCAAATTACAATGACATAAAAACCAAGTATGATCGCAGAATAAATAGATTTTTTGAATTATTGAATTCGAATAAGAAAATTTTATTTGTTCGGGAAGGCTTTACTCGCGAGCAAGTGGAACAATTAGATCTGCTATTCCAAACGCTATATCCCACTCTTTCCTATACAATTTTGGCTGTCAGTGATGATGAAGCCTTTTATGAAGATTGGGGACTAGAGCGTATTAGAAATTTCTACATTCAGCAAAAGGCCTGGAACTGGATGGGAGATTTTGCGCGCTGGAAAGAGATCTTAGATCAATTCTGCATTAAACATGATGTTTCAGAACGCAATCCGGAAGATGTCTGGTAA
- a CDS encoding aminoglycoside phosphotransferase family protein, producing MTDAQQIIINDRLVSRLVATQFPQWKNFPIRPVKQSGWDNRTFHLGRHLLVRMPSAAEYAGQVEKEWLWLPKLAPFLPLPLPVPLAIGEPAYGYPWKWSIYRWIEGESATCATIANLPEFATRLAQFLFALQHIETMNAPLPGPHSFYRGGTLTIYDTETRRAIDILKKQIDSHAATAVWEAALATEWKGSPVWVHGDISMGNLLVQEGRLCAIIDFGQLTIGDPACDLAIAWTLFKGESRQAFQAGLPLDAGTWKRGRAWALWKALIIAAGLAETNAVEGTRCWHSINEVLKDCPR from the coding sequence ATGACAGACGCTCAACAAATTATAATAAATGATAGGCTAGTCAGCCGTTTAGTTGCCACCCAATTTCCCCAATGGAAAAATTTTCCCATTCGCCCCGTCAAACAAAGCGGCTGGGACAACCGGACTTTTCATTTGGGCAGGCATTTGCTAGTGCGCATGCCAAGCGCCGCAGAATATGCAGGTCAAGTGGAAAAAGAATGGCTTTGGCTACCAAAACTGGCGCCCTTTCTTCCCCTTCCCCTTCCCGTTCCCTTGGCTATCGGAGAGCCAGCTTATGGCTATCCATGGAAATGGTCTATTTATCGTTGGATTGAAGGCGAAAGCGCAACCTGTGCTACTATCGCAAATTTGCCGGAATTTGCAACGCGCTTAGCACAATTTCTCTTTGCCTTGCAGCACATAGAAACGATGAATGCCCCCTTGCCAGGCCCGCATAGTTTCTATCGCGGAGGGACATTGACCATCTATGATACAGAAACACGGCGTGCAATCGATATCCTGAAGAAGCAGATTGATTCGCATGCGGCAACCGCTGTTTGGGAAGCTGCCCTTGCGACAGAATGGAAAGGATCTCCTGTATGGGTTCATGGAGACATCAGCATGGGCAATTTGCTTGTACAAGAAGGTCGCCTGTGCGCAATCATTGATTTTGGCCAGCTAACAATCGGTGACCCTGCCTGTGATTTGGCGATTGCATGGACGTTATTTAAGGGTGAAAGCCGGCAAGCCTTTCAGGCAGGACTTCCGCTTGATGCGGGTACATGGAAACGCGGCAGGGCTTGGGCTTTATGGAAAGCTTTGATCATCGCTGCCGGGCTTGCAGAGACGAACGCGGTAGAGGGAACGCGATGCTGGCATAGTATCAATGAAGTGCTTAAAGATTGCCCGCGATAG
- a CDS encoding TorF family putative porin, whose translation MRIKKKPNEPLCLLKFYLLVLFFFFANLGAAGTEEINTKSEYPPSELNNQPPSKETAKQEATEPSQQQEKDKKEGKKEDKEKGDKDKKEEKKKSPHSFTGSVSIVSDYRDRGLSDTLHTPAIQGGFDYAHESGFYLGTWATNTDRSGNLYNNASMEWDIYGGFKSKVFPCYPDFSYNVGLLFYYYPGGQAFVPKRVKYNTLEYYVEFTFKEVAVKLSQTLTDFFAVNSDNPPTNWDKNRPIRPNGHSYGSLYIEASWTHPLYPKWTLLLHAGYQTVTNYWQLNYADWLATLTREFDWLNIFVTYVGTNGRPAFYDVPDHRHGHPHRVSIGDQGVVFGVNKKF comes from the coding sequence ATGAGGATAAAGAAAAAACCTAACGAGCCCCTTTGCCTGTTAAAATTTTACTTACTCGTTTTATTTTTTTTCTTTGCTAATTTGGGTGCTGCCGGTACAGAAGAGATTAATACAAAAAGCGAATATCCGCCTTCGGAATTAAACAATCAACCCCCTTCAAAAGAGACAGCGAAGCAAGAAGCCACTGAGCCATCTCAGCAACAGGAAAAGGATAAAAAAGAAGGGAAAAAAGAAGACAAAGAAAAGGGAGATAAAGACAAAAAAGAGGAGAAGAAAAAATCGCCTCATTCCTTTACGGGAAGTGTTAGCATTGTGTCTGATTATCGAGACAGAGGCCTATCAGACACCCTGCATACACCTGCCATTCAGGGAGGATTTGATTATGCCCATGAGAGCGGTTTTTATTTAGGAACATGGGCGACGAATACGGATAGAAGCGGTAATCTTTACAATAACGCAAGCATGGAATGGGATATTTATGGGGGATTTAAAAGCAAAGTCTTTCCCTGTTATCCAGATTTTAGCTATAACGTCGGTTTACTTTTTTACTATTATCCGGGAGGGCAAGCGTTTGTTCCCAAAAGAGTGAAGTACAATACGCTCGAATATTACGTCGAATTCACTTTTAAAGAAGTTGCCGTTAAACTTTCTCAAACGCTGACTGATTTTTTTGCTGTTAATTCTGACAATCCTCCGACAAATTGGGATAAAAATCGTCCAATTCGTCCCAATGGCCATTCTTACGGCTCTCTTTACATTGAAGCGAGCTGGACTCATCCCTTATATCCTAAATGGACACTGTTATTGCATGCAGGTTATCAAACGGTTACGAATTACTGGCAACTCAATTATGCAGATTGGCTGGCGACTCTCACGCGAGAATTTGATTGGCTCAATATCTTTGTTACGTATGTAGGAACAAATGGAAGACCGGCTTTTTATGATGTTCCAGATCATCGTCATGGGCATCCGCATCGTGTTAGTATCGGAGATCAAGGGGTTGTTTTTGGCGTCAACAAAAAATTTTAA
- a CDS encoding LemA family protein — MSTALIVILVIIALLALWAIGIYNRLVQLRNQVNNAWSQIDVQLQRRYDLIPNLVEAVKGYMSYEKGTLEAVISARNQAQAARTQVEQSGGPTASSIKDLATADAALRGAVTNIMALAENYPQLRASENMQQLQEELSSTENKVAFARQAYNDNVMLYNTSQQQFPAVVLAGMFGHHPVELFQVEDQQVKKAPKISFS, encoded by the coding sequence ATGTCTACAGCATTGATTGTTATTTTAGTGATTATTGCTCTTCTTGCGCTATGGGCAATTGGAATTTATAATAGGTTGGTTCAATTGCGCAACCAAGTCAATAATGCCTGGAGCCAAATTGATGTTCAGCTTCAGCGCCGCTATGATTTAATTCCCAATCTAGTTGAGGCTGTAAAGGGGTATATGAGCTATGAAAAGGGAACTTTAGAAGCCGTCATCAGCGCCCGCAATCAAGCTCAGGCAGCACGTACACAAGTTGAGCAAAGCGGTGGACCGACAGCAAGCTCTATTAAAGACTTAGCGACAGCGGATGCGGCTTTGAGAGGAGCTGTTACAAATATTATGGCTTTAGCTGAAAATTATCCTCAATTGCGCGCAAGCGAGAATATGCAGCAATTGCAAGAAGAATTAAGCTCTACTGAAAATAAGGTTGCTTTCGCCCGCCAAGCCTATAACGACAATGTCATGCTTTACAACACTTCCCAACAACAATTTCCCGCTGTTGTATTAGCTGGAATGTTTGGGCATCACCCTGTTGAGCTCTTTCAAGTGGAAGATCAACAAGTTAAGAAAGCGCCCAAAATTTCTTTTTCTTAA
- a CDS encoding M48 family metallopeptidase, translating into MVMNFWEAQRQAKTKTIIYLTIFILLTLAAGLCAELAMRAFAGDSYGNPPMPYVGLGFLGVTFGVAAFNYMNYLQSGGSYVAESVGAELVNPYTRDPKERQLLNIVEEIALATSLPVPPVYILEAQEINAFAAGTSPENAAITVTRGCLMTLKRDELQGVLAHEFGHIYNRDMTIGMRVAAMIMGFFIVSYIGLRLLESASYGGYSRRNDEDRKGGNPILLIALIFLIAGALTWFFGSILQAMVSRQREYLADACSVQYTRNPIGIANALRKIQRSVVSDMPRSGQPFSHLYFNEHPSFWERLFATHPPIEKRIAAIEGGEYREAGDFPSSENSQQPPPPPPLG; encoded by the coding sequence ATGGTAATGAACTTTTGGGAAGCACAGAGACAAGCAAAAACTAAGACCATTATCTATTTAACTATTTTCATTCTTTTGACGCTAGCGGCAGGACTTTGCGCTGAATTAGCTATGCGTGCTTTTGCTGGAGATAGTTACGGCAATCCTCCCATGCCCTATGTGGGATTGGGATTTTTGGGAGTGACGTTTGGGGTAGCGGCTTTCAATTATATGAACTATTTGCAATCGGGCGGAAGCTATGTGGCTGAATCAGTAGGAGCCGAGCTAGTCAATCCTTATACAAGAGATCCAAAGGAAAGGCAGCTTCTTAACATTGTGGAAGAAATTGCTTTGGCCACCTCTTTACCGGTTCCGCCGGTTTATATTTTAGAAGCTCAAGAAATCAATGCTTTTGCCGCCGGCACATCCCCTGAGAATGCGGCCATTACAGTCACACGCGGATGCTTAATGACTCTAAAACGGGACGAACTGCAAGGCGTGTTGGCGCATGAATTTGGCCATATTTACAATAGAGATATGACAATCGGCATGCGCGTGGCGGCTATGATCATGGGATTTTTCATTGTATCTTATATAGGCCTTCGCCTATTGGAAAGCGCCTCTTATGGGGGGTATTCTAGACGCAATGATGAGGACCGCAAAGGGGGAAATCCAATCCTCCTGATCGCGCTTATCTTTTTGATTGCGGGAGCATTGACGTGGTTTTTTGGATCAATCTTGCAGGCGATGGTTAGTCGACAAAGGGAATACTTAGCTGATGCGTGCTCTGTCCAATACACACGGAATCCGATTGGAATAGCCAATGCTTTGCGAAAAATTCAACGATCCGTCGTATCCGATATGCCAAGAAGCGGGCAGCCTTTTTCTCATCTTTATTTCAATGAACATCCTTCTTTTTGGGAGCGCCTATTTGCCACCCATCCTCCCATAGAAAAGCGCATTGCCGCTATTGAGGGAGGAGAATATAGAGAAGCGGGAGACTTTCCTTCTTCCGAAAATTCTCAGCAGCCCCCTCCTCCGCCCCCTCTTGGATAA
- a CDS encoding NAD(P)/FAD-dependent oxidoreductase codes for MQEYDVVIAGAGPAGGQCARELSNKGYRVFLADRAKSFEENNYSSGGAPKETMTDFDLPEEVVGTYWTVLNVQSTKEKSTWESPSPFGPIFDFDKLRAFLAKKTIEQGGAFRLGCHYQSHETHSHSTIVHFKDLATNEIFSLQTKVLVDATGTERKVLSSHHPYDKNQAMAATGIEYHVQVSPAVYHQFAKSLNFFLGHHWMPQGYAWIFPMASPCLKIGVIRYFQNYNYVNYEPSYKFYLEQLLQFCGSPDAYQILDKHGKTIYYTLGQKDLRYQGPILAIGDAISSINPLGCEGIRHALASGREAAFHIQRYLKGDISNFIDFDRSMNRYFGKKWLFSEMLMKSLFKTKQDERIDQSVKAFGLMSNEEIMDVIFHYRFRHTLKSYFWYSIARLKYLLGWRENYERMR; via the coding sequence ATGCAAGAATATGATGTAGTTATAGCAGGCGCAGGACCGGCCGGCGGTCAATGCGCCCGTGAACTCTCTAACAAAGGCTATCGCGTTTTCTTAGCTGATCGAGCCAAAAGCTTTGAAGAAAATAATTATTCCAGCGGCGGCGCCCCCAAAGAAACGATGACGGACTTTGATCTTCCCGAAGAAGTGGTCGGAACATATTGGACAGTTTTAAACGTCCAATCGACTAAGGAAAAAAGCACATGGGAATCCCCTTCTCCTTTTGGGCCTATTTTTGATTTTGATAAGCTACGCGCTTTCCTTGCTAAAAAAACAATCGAACAAGGCGGCGCTTTTCGCTTAGGCTGCCACTATCAATCGCATGAAACTCATTCGCATTCAACTATAGTCCACTTTAAAGATTTGGCGACGAATGAAATTTTTTCTCTTCAGACAAAAGTTTTAGTAGATGCGACGGGAACGGAACGCAAAGTTTTATCTTCTCACCATCCTTATGATAAGAATCAAGCGATGGCTGCGACAGGAATTGAATATCACGTTCAGGTGTCGCCCGCTGTCTATCATCAATTTGCCAAATCCCTTAATTTCTTTTTAGGCCATCATTGGATGCCGCAGGGCTATGCTTGGATTTTCCCCATGGCTTCCCCTTGCCTCAAAATCGGAGTCATTCGCTACTTCCAAAATTACAATTATGTTAACTATGAACCTTCTTATAAATTTTATTTAGAGCAATTGCTTCAATTTTGCGGGTCGCCTGACGCCTATCAAATTTTAGATAAGCATGGGAAGACCATCTATTATACGTTAGGGCAAAAAGATTTGCGTTACCAAGGCCCGATTCTAGCTATTGGAGATGCGATTTCTAGTATTAATCCCCTTGGTTGTGAAGGGATTAGACACGCCTTGGCCAGTGGGCGCGAAGCAGCTTTTCACATTCAACGATATTTAAAGGGCGACATTTCAAATTTTATTGACTTTGACCGCTCCATGAACCGCTATTTTGGAAAAAAATGGCTTTTTTCCGAGATGCTAATGAAGAGCTTATTTAAAACTAAACAAGATGAACGTATCGATCAATCCGTTAAAGCCTTTGGCTTAATGAGTAACGAAGAAATCATGGACGTTATTTTTCACTATCGTTTTCGCCATACATTAAAATCTTATTTTTGGTATTCTATCGCTCGATTGAAATATCTTTTAGGATGGCGAGAAAACTATGAGCGAATGCGTTGA
- a CDS encoding glycosyltransferase family 2 protein codes for MSECVDILLATYQGAEYVEEQIKSILLQNYPHFHLWIRDDGSSDETVAILTKIARTYPHQVTLLPSQENLGVKGNFSELMKVAKAPYILFADQDDYWLPHKIETSLACMQAMEQSYGKHLPLLVHTDLKVVGKDLAEIAPSFWRYTHLNPHHIALNRLLAQNVVTGCTMLINRRLLELACPVPEKAIMHDWWIALVATCFGHIDYVDQPTMLYRQHGANDTGAKNYGLFKFLNEPNAETQKKSVCACRTHKQACLLLERYDHLLNSHQKALLWAYAELEYLPYLERKRQIIKHQFFKQGFLRNLKTLLAK; via the coding sequence ATGAGCGAATGCGTTGATATTTTATTGGCTACCTATCAAGGGGCTGAATATGTCGAAGAGCAAATTAAATCGATTTTACTTCAGAACTATCCTCATTTTCACCTATGGATTAGGGATGATGGCTCGTCCGATGAAACGGTCGCCATTTTAACTAAAATAGCCCGGACTTATCCCCATCAAGTCACCTTGCTTCCAAGCCAAGAAAATTTGGGAGTAAAGGGGAATTTCTCAGAATTAATGAAAGTTGCCAAAGCCCCCTACATTCTCTTTGCCGACCAAGACGACTATTGGCTTCCCCATAAAATTGAAACAAGTCTGGCTTGCATGCAAGCAATGGAGCAAAGTTATGGAAAGCACCTTCCCCTGTTAGTGCATACAGATCTTAAAGTAGTCGGAAAAGATTTAGCCGAAATAGCCCCTTCCTTTTGGCGCTATACGCATTTAAATCCTCATCATATTGCCCTCAATCGCCTATTGGCTCAGAATGTCGTGACAGGCTGCACCATGCTCATCAATCGGCGATTGTTAGAGTTGGCTTGTCCCGTTCCGGAAAAAGCCATCATGCATGATTGGTGGATTGCTCTTGTCGCCACATGCTTTGGCCATATTGATTATGTCGATCAGCCTACTATGCTTTATCGTCAGCACGGTGCAAATGATACCGGCGCAAAAAACTATGGACTATTTAAATTTTTGAATGAGCCAAATGCAGAAACACAGAAAAAATCCGTCTGCGCTTGCCGGACACATAAGCAAGCTTGCCTTTTACTTGAAAGGTATGATCACTTATTAAATTCCCATCAAAAAGCTCTGCTATGGGCATATGCTGAACTAGAATATCTTCCTTATTTAGAGCGCAAAAGACAAATCATTAAGCATCAATTTTTTAAACAAGGTTTTTTGCGAAATCTCAAGACTTTATTGGCCAAATAA
- the dinB gene encoding DNA polymerase IV: MRTRKIIHIDMDAFYASVEMRDNPSLQSRPLAVGGDPEGRGVIATANYVARKYGVRSAMPSWKAKQLCPDLLIIFPNFDKYKKESLAIQEIFHSFTDAIEPLSLDEAYLDVSETAAFGGSATLIAKEIRRQIWEERRLTASAGVAPNKFLAKIASEWNKPNGLFVVTPDEVNAFIKQLPIEKIWGIGHVTAQKLHALNIYTCEQLQQWDISLLHDHFGSRAWTLFELCRGIDNRSVVTDRIRKSISVESTFIHDLPTFESCLLHLPDLYERLVARYEKIKQHYLIKKPFVKVKFADFSTTTAESGLYPLFNLDNYKALVEIGWMRKKQPVRLLGLGINLSIGEEIQLTLF, translated from the coding sequence ATGCGTACAAGAAAAATCATTCACATTGATATGGATGCCTTCTATGCTTCGGTAGAGATGCGGGATAACCCCTCTTTGCAATCGCGCCCTCTTGCTGTTGGAGGTGATCCTGAAGGAAGAGGCGTGATTGCTACTGCCAATTATGTGGCAAGAAAATATGGCGTGCGTTCAGCGATGCCATCTTGGAAGGCAAAGCAATTATGCCCTGATTTACTGATCATCTTTCCAAATTTTGATAAATACAAAAAGGAAAGCTTAGCCATTCAAGAGATATTCCATTCCTTTACAGATGCAATCGAACCCCTCTCTTTAGATGAAGCGTATTTAGATGTATCGGAAACTGCGGCTTTTGGAGGAAGCGCCACATTAATTGCAAAAGAGATTCGCAGGCAAATTTGGGAAGAGCGGCGCTTAACGGCTTCAGCCGGAGTGGCGCCTAATAAATTCTTAGCTAAAATTGCCAGTGAGTGGAATAAGCCGAATGGACTCTTTGTTGTCACTCCGGATGAGGTGAACGCCTTCATTAAACAGCTGCCCATTGAAAAAATTTGGGGAATCGGCCATGTCACAGCGCAAAAGCTTCATGCATTAAATATTTATACGTGTGAACAATTGCAGCAATGGGATATTTCGCTATTACACGATCATTTTGGCAGTCGGGCCTGGACTCTTTTTGAGCTTTGCCGAGGCATTGATAACCGCTCCGTTGTAACGGACCGTATTCGCAAATCCATCAGTGTAGAGTCGACCTTTATCCACGATCTTCCCACTTTTGAAAGCTGCCTCTTGCATCTGCCGGATCTTTACGAAAGGCTTGTTGCCCGCTATGAAAAAATCAAACAGCATTACCTCATTAAAAAGCCTTTTGTAAAAGTCAAGTTTGCAGACTTTTCAACAACCACAGCAGAGAGCGGACTTTATCCTTTATTTAATTTGGATAACTACAAAGCCTTGGTTGAAATCGGATGGATGCGCAAAAAGCAGCCCGTTCGATTGCTTGGACTGGGCATCAATTTAAGCATTGGCGAAGAGATTCAACTGACTTTGTTTTAG
- a CDS encoding MBOAT family O-acyltransferase, which yields MSLHLPKMALVTLLFSSLFFYAYWDPRFLILLCGSILFNYLAGEQLQRLVSQKYKKIFLLGAVGVDLALLFYFKYVAFFLSMLIPWLGPDIVVNSSILPLGISFFTFTQIAYLVDVYQKKANRSSLVSYSLFVTVFPHLIAGPILHHKEMTDQFNRFGQGEWWSTENFAKGLFLFVIGLGKKVLIADYLAGLVKPIFDGSVGDPMPFLQAWFGAITYTLQLYFDFSGYSDMAVGLGLLFNLHLPINFNSPYQATSIIDFWRRWHISLSTFLKDYLYIPLGGNRQGHQSKMRNLFLTMLLGGLWHGAGWTFVLWGACHGFFLVINHTWRWMGYQMKNSVGQILTLLAVIIAWVIFRSPTIEMAFHILKGMIGGNGIVLPAKLADSLGFLSNWGIVFMHLENSLFKAKDVVLIPALMLIVLFLPNSNALKERFSRYRWAGAVCGGLFLFALLNLKEVTEFLYYQF from the coding sequence ATGTCCTTGCATTTGCCCAAAATGGCCTTGGTCACGCTCTTGTTCAGTTCACTGTTCTTTTACGCCTATTGGGATCCTCGCTTTCTCATTTTGCTTTGCGGTTCTATTCTTTTTAATTACTTAGCCGGCGAGCAGCTTCAGCGCTTAGTTTCACAAAAGTATAAAAAAATCTTCTTGCTAGGGGCTGTCGGAGTCGATTTAGCCTTGCTCTTTTATTTTAAGTACGTTGCCTTTTTTTTAAGCATGTTGATTCCTTGGCTTGGGCCTGACATTGTAGTTAATTCATCCATTCTTCCGCTGGGCATTTCATTTTTTACTTTTACCCAGATCGCCTATTTGGTCGATGTCTATCAAAAGAAAGCCAACCGATCAAGCCTTGTCTCTTATAGTCTGTTTGTGACAGTTTTTCCCCATCTGATTGCAGGTCCCATCCTTCATCATAAGGAGATGACCGATCAATTTAACCGCTTTGGACAAGGGGAGTGGTGGTCTACCGAGAATTTTGCCAAAGGCCTTTTCTTATTTGTCATCGGCTTGGGGAAAAAAGTCTTGATTGCCGATTACTTGGCAGGGCTTGTTAAACCCATTTTTGACGGATCTGTGGGCGATCCCATGCCCTTTTTACAAGCCTGGTTTGGAGCCATTACTTATACCTTGCAGCTGTATTTTGATTTTTCCGGCTATTCGGATATGGCTGTCGGTTTGGGCCTTCTCTTCAACCTGCATCTGCCCATTAACTTTAATTCGCCTTATCAAGCCACTTCCATTATTGATTTTTGGCGACGCTGGCATATTTCGTTATCGACCTTTTTGAAAGACTATCTCTATATCCCATTGGGAGGAAATCGTCAGGGCCATCAGTCCAAAATGCGCAACCTATTTTTAACGATGCTGTTAGGAGGCTTATGGCACGGCGCTGGCTGGACATTTGTCTTATGGGGGGCATGCCATGGCTTTTTCCTGGTGATCAATCATACATGGAGATGGATGGGATACCAAATGAAAAACAGCGTAGGACAGATTCTGACATTATTGGCTGTCATTATCGCATGGGTGATTTTTCGCTCGCCAACCATTGAAATGGCATTCCATATTTTAAAGGGAATGATAGGAGGCAATGGTATTGTTTTACCGGCTAAATTGGCAGATTCGCTTGGTTTTTTAAGCAACTGGGGAATTGTCTTCATGCACCTAGAAAATTCGCTATTTAAAGCTAAGGATGTGGTTTTAATTCCAGCGCTGATGCTTATCGTATTGTTTTTACCTAATTCGAACGCCTTGAAAGAGCGGTTTTCTCGTTATCGATGGGCCGGTGCCGTATGCGGGGGATTGTTTCTCTTTGCACTCTTAAACTTAAAAGAAGTCACGGAATTCCTCTATTACCAATTCTAG
- a CDS encoding response regulator: MANKPLKKIIIADDEENILDILKYCMEDLPDVEVHYLGSGQEALQDALTFQPDLIILDFMMPGMDGQATLQALRLIPSLSKIPVVFLTAKVQKNEIDEFIRMGASNVIAKPFDPMTLAETIKNEWERINSQAS; this comes from the coding sequence ATGGCCAATAAACCTCTCAAGAAAATTATTATAGCAGATGATGAAGAGAACATTTTGGACATTCTAAAATACTGCATGGAAGATTTGCCGGACGTTGAAGTGCACTATTTGGGATCAGGCCAAGAAGCCTTGCAAGATGCCTTAACCTTCCAGCCGGATCTGATCATATTGGATTTTATGATGCCCGGAATGGACGGACAAGCCACGCTTCAGGCTTTGCGGCTCATTCCTTCTCTCTCTAAAATTCCGGTTGTTTTTTTGACTGCCAAGGTCCAAAAGAATGAAATAGATGAATTTATCAGAATGGGAGCTAGCAATGTCATTGCAAAGCCCTTCGATCCCATGACTTTAGCTGAAACGATAAAAAACGAGTGGGAACGCATTAATTCTCAAGCATCTTAG